In a single window of the Thermus amyloliquefaciens genome:
- a CDS encoding DUF2271 domain-containing protein — translation MLKRYYSRRSFFRRVMGGALALGLARGQGKPWPQGMELRVSFAYEGGGFRYRAPYVAVYVEDERGNLVRTLGLFLMPGKGERWWNSLRRYFGLSDLERMRTLSGPTRPPGRYAVAWDGRDERGKPVVQGAYHVCVEYAREHGPYELFRERVEIGDKPFQRAYPLQGELKEVVLDYGRKA, via the coding sequence ATGCTCAAACGCTACTACAGCCGGCGAAGCTTCTTTAGACGGGTAATGGGCGGGGCCTTAGCCTTGGGCCTGGCCCGGGGGCAAGGGAAGCCCTGGCCCCAGGGGATGGAGCTCCGGGTGAGCTTCGCCTACGAGGGCGGAGGGTTCCGCTACCGGGCCCCCTATGTGGCCGTCTACGTGGAGGACGAAAGGGGCAACCTCGTCCGCACCTTGGGGCTTTTCCTCATGCCGGGAAAGGGGGAGCGCTGGTGGAACTCACTCAGGCGGTACTTTGGCCTTTCCGACCTGGAGAGGATGCGCACCCTCTCCGGCCCCACCCGTCCCCCGGGCCGGTACGCCGTGGCCTGGGACGGGCGGGACGAAAGGGGAAAGCCGGTGGTCCAGGGGGCCTACCACGTGTGCGTGGAGTACGCCCGGGAGCACGGCCCCTACGAGCTCTTCCGCGAAAGGGTGGAGATCGGGGACAAGCCCTTCCAAAGGGCCTACCCCCTCCAGGGGGAGCTCAAGGAGGTGGTCCTTGATTACGGCCGGAAGGCCTAG
- a CDS encoding RelA/SpoT family protein, producing MVVPVSALWDKLAPLLDYLPLGERERVREAYRFAEEAHRGQLRRSGEPYITHPVAVAEILASLRMDADTVMAGLLHDTLEDCGVAPEELERRFGPGVRRLVEGETKVSKLYKLANLEGEEKRAEDLRQMFIAMAEDVRIIIVKLADRLHNLRTLEHMPPEKQRRIAQETLEIYAPLAHRLGMGQLKWELEDLSFRYLHPEAYHALLSRIQETQEARERIVQRAMAALEETLRKDELLQAQLQGFEVTGRPKHLYSIWKKMEREGKALEQIYDLLAVRVILDPKPAPTEEGRALREKQVCYHVLGLVHALWQPIPGRVKDYIAVPKPNGYQSLHTTVIALEGLPLEVQIRTREMHRVAEYGIAAHWLYKEGLTDPEELKRRVSWLKSIQEWQQEFSSSREFVEAVTRDLLGGRVFVFTPKGRIINLPKGATPVDFAYHIHTEVGHHMVGAKVNGRIVPLSYELQNGEIVEILTSKSAHPSKDWLEFAKTRSAKSKIRQYFRAQERQETLERGQALLERYLKRRGLPKPSDSQLEEAARKLGLTPSPEELYLALALNRLTPKQVAEKLYPKVLLKPEKPKAPPKNEWGIRLEQDLQAPIRLASCCEPMKGDSILGFVTRGRGVTVHRADCPNLRRILQGPEAERIIGAHWEGVGGKVATLEVLAQDRAGLLRDVMQVVAEAGKSALGSETRILGPMARIRLRLIVQDGEREFLVQALKGVKSVQEVRWV from the coding sequence ATGGTGGTACCTGTCTCGGCCCTTTGGGATAAACTTGCACCTCTTCTAGACTACCTGCCGTTGGGGGAACGGGAAAGGGTGCGGGAGGCCTACCGCTTCGCGGAGGAGGCCCACCGGGGCCAGCTCCGAAGAAGCGGGGAGCCCTACATCACCCACCCGGTGGCGGTGGCGGAGATCCTGGCCTCCTTGCGCATGGACGCGGATACCGTGATGGCGGGTCTCCTCCACGACACCCTGGAGGACTGCGGGGTGGCCCCCGAGGAGCTGGAAAGGCGCTTTGGCCCAGGGGTGCGCAGGCTGGTGGAGGGGGAGACCAAGGTCAGCAAGCTCTACAAGCTGGCCAACCTCGAGGGGGAGGAGAAGAGGGCCGAGGACCTCCGCCAGATGTTCATCGCCATGGCGGAGGACGTGCGCATCATCATCGTGAAGCTGGCGGACCGCCTGCACAACCTGCGCACCCTGGAGCACATGCCCCCCGAGAAGCAAAGGCGCATCGCCCAGGAAACCTTGGAGATCTACGCCCCCCTGGCCCACCGCCTGGGGATGGGGCAGCTGAAGTGGGAGCTGGAGGACCTCTCCTTCCGCTACCTCCACCCCGAGGCCTACCACGCCCTTCTCTCCCGCATCCAGGAGACCCAGGAGGCCCGGGAGCGCATCGTGCAAAGGGCCATGGCTGCCCTGGAGGAAACCTTGCGGAAAGATGAGCTCCTCCAGGCCCAGCTTCAGGGCTTTGAGGTGACGGGCCGCCCCAAACACCTCTACTCCATCTGGAAGAAGATGGAGCGGGAGGGCAAGGCCCTGGAGCAGATCTACGACCTGCTTGCGGTCCGGGTCATCCTGGACCCCAAGCCCGCCCCCACGGAGGAGGGCAGGGCCTTGAGGGAAAAGCAGGTTTGCTACCACGTCCTGGGCCTGGTCCACGCCCTTTGGCAACCCATCCCCGGACGGGTCAAGGACTACATCGCCGTGCCCAAGCCGAACGGCTACCAAAGCCTCCACACCACGGTCATCGCCCTGGAGGGGCTCCCCTTGGAGGTGCAGATCCGCACCCGGGAGATGCACCGCGTGGCCGAGTACGGGATCGCCGCCCACTGGCTTTACAAGGAGGGCCTCACCGACCCCGAGGAGCTAAAAAGGCGGGTTTCCTGGCTGAAAAGCATCCAGGAGTGGCAGCAGGAGTTTTCTAGCTCCCGGGAGTTCGTGGAGGCGGTGACCCGGGACCTTCTGGGGGGCAGGGTCTTCGTCTTCACCCCCAAGGGGCGGATCATCAACCTGCCCAAGGGGGCCACCCCCGTGGACTTCGCCTACCACATCCACACCGAGGTGGGGCACCACATGGTGGGGGCCAAGGTGAACGGGCGGATCGTTCCCCTCTCCTACGAGTTGCAAAACGGGGAGATCGTGGAGATCCTCACCAGCAAAAGCGCCCATCCCTCCAAGGACTGGCTGGAGTTCGCCAAGACCCGCAGCGCCAAGAGCAAGATCCGCCAGTACTTCCGCGCCCAGGAGCGGCAGGAGACCCTGGAGAGGGGCCAGGCCCTCCTGGAGCGTTACCTGAAGCGCCGGGGCCTCCCCAAGCCCAGCGACAGCCAGCTGGAGGAGGCCGCCAGAAAGCTGGGCCTCACCCCTTCCCCGGAGGAGCTCTACCTGGCCTTGGCCCTGAACCGCCTCACCCCCAAGCAGGTGGCGGAGAAGCTCTACCCCAAGGTCCTCCTCAAGCCGGAAAAGCCCAAGGCGCCCCCCAAGAACGAGTGGGGGATCCGCCTGGAGCAGGACCTGCAGGCCCCCATCCGCCTGGCCTCCTGTTGCGAGCCCATGAAGGGGGACAGCATCCTGGGCTTCGTCACCCGGGGAAGGGGGGTCACGGTCCACCGGGCGGACTGCCCCAACCTGCGCCGCATCCTCCAGGGACCGGAGGCCGAGCGGATCATCGGGGCCCACTGGGAGGGGGTGGGGGGCAAGGTGGCCACCCTCGAGGTCCTGGCCCAGGACCGCGCCGGCCTCCTGCGGGACGTGATGCAGGTGGTGGCCGAGGCGGGCAAAAGCGCCCTGGGCTCGGAGACCCGCATCCTGGGCCCCATGGCCCGCATCCGCCTCCGCCTCATCGTGCAGGACGGGGAGCGGGAGTTCCTGGTCCAGGCCCTCAAGGGGGTGAAAAGCGTGCAGGAGGTGCGGTGGGTGTAA
- a CDS encoding enoyl-CoA hydratase/isomerase family protein translates to MVLKERHEGVLLLTLNRPEKLNAITGALLEELHRALKEAQEDPGVRALLLTGAGRAFSAGQDLGEFGEKKPDYEAHLRRYNRVVEAMSALEKPLVVAVNGAAAGAGMSLALWGDLRLAAQEATFATAFVRIGLVPDSGMSFLLPRLVGLAKAQELLLLSPRLSAEEALALGLVHRVVPGERLLEEALALAKELAQGPTRAYALTRKLLLESFRLSLTEALALEAILQGEAGRTQDHEEGVKAFREKRPPRFQGR, encoded by the coding sequence ATGGTCCTGAAGGAAAGGCACGAGGGGGTCCTGCTCCTCACCCTGAACCGGCCGGAAAAGCTGAACGCCATCACCGGAGCCCTGCTGGAGGAACTCCACCGGGCCCTAAAGGAGGCCCAGGAAGACCCCGGGGTCCGGGCCCTCCTCCTCACGGGGGCGGGCCGGGCCTTCTCCGCCGGGCAGGACCTGGGGGAGTTCGGCGAGAAAAAGCCCGACTACGAGGCCCACCTCCGCCGCTACAACCGGGTGGTGGAGGCCATGAGCGCCCTGGAGAAGCCCCTGGTGGTGGCGGTGAACGGGGCGGCGGCGGGGGCGGGGATGAGCCTGGCGCTTTGGGGGGACCTGCGCCTGGCCGCCCAGGAGGCCACCTTCGCCACCGCCTTCGTGCGCATCGGCCTGGTGCCGGACTCGGGCATGAGCTTCCTCCTGCCCCGCCTGGTGGGCCTCGCCAAGGCCCAGGAACTCCTCCTCCTCTCCCCCAGGCTTTCCGCGGAGGAGGCCCTGGCCCTGGGGCTGGTGCACCGGGTGGTGCCGGGGGAAAGGCTTTTGGAGGAGGCCCTGGCGCTGGCCAAGGAGCTCGCCCAAGGGCCCACCCGGGCCTACGCCCTCACCCGGAAGCTCCTCCTGGAGAGCTTCCGGCTTTCCCTCACGGAGGCCTTGGCCCTCGAGGCCATCCTGCAGGGGGAGGCGGGCCGCACCCAGGACCATGAGGAGGGGGTAAAGGCCTTTAGGGAAAAACGCCCGCCCCGCTTCCAGGGCCGATGA
- the hemQ gene encoding hydrogen peroxide-dependent heme synthase, with protein sequence MGGYIPEPTFTLEGWHILHDFRRLDYPAWFAASPEERQAAWAELREVLKGWEEVEAEGRGSFGVYQVVTPKADLLFLNLRESLDALLEVEARLNKSLFVRYLSPAYGFYSVVELGSQTGPLDPEAPYIKPRLTPRVPKGGYVCFYPMNKRRQGQDNWYLLPARERAELMKAHGETGRKYQGKVLQVISGAQGLDDWEWGVDLFSEDPIQFKKIVYEMRFDEVSARFGEFGPFYVGKYLGEEALGRLLGVL encoded by the coding sequence ATGGGAGGTTACATTCCCGAGCCCACCTTCACCCTCGAGGGCTGGCACATCCTCCACGACTTCCGCCGCTTGGACTATCCCGCTTGGTTTGCCGCTTCCCCCGAGGAGCGCCAGGCGGCCTGGGCGGAGCTGAGGGAGGTCCTGAAGGGGTGGGAGGAGGTGGAGGCGGAGGGCAGGGGGTCCTTTGGCGTGTACCAGGTGGTCACCCCCAAGGCCGACCTCCTCTTCTTAAACCTGCGGGAGAGCCTGGACGCCCTTTTGGAGGTGGAGGCCAGGCTCAACAAGAGCCTGTTCGTCCGCTACCTAAGCCCTGCCTACGGGTTTTACTCCGTGGTGGAGCTGGGAAGCCAGACCGGGCCCCTGGACCCCGAGGCGCCTTACATCAAGCCCCGCCTCACCCCCCGGGTGCCCAAGGGGGGGTATGTCTGCTTCTACCCCATGAACAAAAGGCGGCAGGGGCAGGACAACTGGTACCTGCTTCCCGCCCGGGAGCGGGCCGAGCTCATGAAGGCCCACGGGGAGACGGGGAGGAAGTACCAGGGCAAGGTCCTGCAGGTGATCAGCGGGGCCCAGGGCCTGGACGACTGGGAGTGGGGGGTGGACCTCTTCAGCGAGGACCCCATCCAGTTCAAAAAGATCGTCTACGAGATGCGCTTTGACGAGGTCTCCGCCCGCTTTGGCGAGTTCGGGCCCTTCTACGTGGGCAAGTACCTGGGGGAGGAGGCCTTGGGCCGCCTCCTGGGGGTGCTATGA
- a CDS encoding FAD:protein FMN transferase — translation MGRYGARWEGVLGSFLEVQILAAPWRAGRAFRAVLAEVERLEAVFSRHRESELTRLVRQGGGRPSPEMREVLALAARLQEATGGAFHPAPRHGGEALRFRGEEVEVLAPLDLDGLAKGYIADRAAEAALRAGARAALVNLGGDLARKGPGRAEVAVENPLGPDNAPPALVLPLGEGGVATSGLRHKGPHLLDPRTKRPAPGLQATVLGPSAALADGLAKALFVLGREGFPLLAAFGARGVLFTPEGPVSGPEGGRDAQTLLQPAKLL, via the coding sequence ATGGGCCGGTACGGGGCCAGGTGGGAAGGGGTCTTGGGAAGCTTCCTGGAGGTCCAGATCCTGGCCGCACCCTGGCGGGCGGGCAGGGCCTTCCGGGCAGTCCTGGCGGAGGTGGAGCGCCTGGAGGCGGTCTTCAGCCGCCACCGGGAGAGCGAGCTCACCCGCCTGGTGCGCCAAGGGGGCGGCCGGCCAAGCCCCGAGATGCGGGAGGTGCTGGCCCTGGCCGCAAGGCTCCAGGAGGCCACGGGGGGGGCCTTCCACCCCGCCCCCCGGCACGGGGGGGAGGCCCTGCGCTTCCGGGGAGAGGAGGTGGAGGTCCTGGCCCCCTTGGACCTGGACGGCCTGGCCAAGGGCTACATCGCCGACCGGGCGGCGGAGGCCGCCCTTAGGGCGGGGGCCAGGGCGGCCCTGGTGAACCTGGGCGGCGACCTGGCCCGCAAGGGGCCGGGGCGGGCAGAGGTGGCGGTGGAAAACCCCCTGGGCCCGGACAACGCCCCGCCCGCCCTGGTCCTCCCCCTGGGGGAAGGCGGGGTGGCCACCAGCGGCCTGCGGCATAAGGGCCCCCACCTCCTAGACCCCCGCACCAAGCGGCCCGCCCCCGGCCTCCAGGCCACGGTCCTAGGCCCCTCCGCCGCCCTGGCGGACGGCCTGGCCAAGGCGCTTTTCGTTCTGGGAAGGGAAGGGTTTCCCCTGCTGGCGGCCTTCGGGGCCAGGGGGGTCCTCTTCACCCCGGAAGGCCCCGTGTCCGGCCCAGAAGGAGGAAGGGATGCTCAAACGCTACTACAGCCGGCGAAGCTTCTTTAG
- a CDS encoding mechanosensitive ion channel family protein — MVALHVALALLLAWLLGRYGAKALNALGRLTPTERDDRFFQALGLLWWGVVALLALSYLAHALAWPLEPLATWGRALTQWLGSRGLAVLAVVGLTFLGYRLIPLLLARLPEPEGELTREAVRRKTLRAVADSVLKMAILTLGGLFLLSNLGFNVTALLAGAGVVGLAVSFAAQNLIRDFINGFFILLEDQYGVGDIVLINGVGGQVERFNLRLTVLRDLEGRVHFLPNSEVRQVTVLTQEWSRAVVDVGVAYKEDLDRVLAVFRDEVERFYRDPEWRERFTEAPEVLGVQDLGQSAVLIRVLFNTKPAQQWAVAREFRRRIKNRLDREGIEIPYPHQKLYFGEPLKLEGGA, encoded by the coding sequence ATGGTGGCCCTACACGTAGCCCTTGCCCTTCTCCTGGCCTGGCTCCTGGGCCGCTACGGCGCCAAGGCCCTGAACGCCCTGGGGCGCCTCACCCCCACGGAGCGGGACGACCGCTTCTTCCAGGCCCTGGGCCTCCTCTGGTGGGGGGTGGTGGCCCTCCTGGCCCTAAGCTACCTGGCCCACGCCCTGGCCTGGCCCCTAGAACCCCTGGCCACCTGGGGCAGGGCCCTCACCCAGTGGCTGGGAAGCCGGGGCCTGGCGGTTTTGGCGGTGGTGGGCCTCACCTTTTTGGGCTACCGCCTCATCCCCCTCCTCCTTGCCCGCCTCCCCGAGCCCGAAGGGGAGCTCACCCGGGAGGCGGTGCGCCGCAAAACCCTGAGGGCGGTGGCCGACTCGGTGCTGAAGATGGCCATCCTCACCCTGGGCGGGCTTTTCCTCCTTTCCAACCTGGGCTTCAACGTCACCGCCCTCCTGGCGGGGGCCGGGGTGGTGGGCCTGGCGGTGAGCTTCGCCGCCCAGAACCTGATCCGGGACTTCATCAACGGCTTCTTCATCCTCCTGGAGGACCAGTACGGGGTGGGGGATATCGTGCTCATCAACGGGGTGGGGGGGCAGGTGGAGCGCTTCAACCTGCGCCTTACCGTCCTCCGGGACCTGGAAGGCCGGGTCCACTTCCTCCCCAACTCCGAGGTGCGCCAGGTGACGGTCCTCACCCAGGAGTGGAGCCGGGCGGTGGTGGACGTGGGGGTGGCCTACAAGGAGGATCTGGACCGGGTGCTGGCCGTCTTCCGCGACGAGGTGGAGCGCTTCTACAGGGACCCGGAGTGGCGGGAGCGGTTCACGGAGGCCCCGGAGGTCCTGGGGGTGCAGGACCTGGGGCAAAGCGCCGTGCTGATCCGGGTCCTCTTCAACACCAAGCCCGCCCAGCAGTGGGCGGTGGCCCGGGAGTTCCGCCGCCGCATAAAAAACCGCCTGGACCGGGAGGGGATCGAGATCCCCTACCCCCACCAGAAGCTCTACTTCGGCGAACCCCTTAAGCTGGAAGGGGGAGCGTAA
- a CDS encoding sensor histidine kinase translates to MSLRARLALFLALSIGLALLFQGGLSYLAFRRLLEADLDRSLRFYVEALAEGRRPPRGEFAFRLVQGEAVHKSENFPDLPRLSPGAYWRGGWRVLVLEVPGGTLSVARYDPGAAGALARFRLALLASGALLTLLAVLLASRLAGAALAPLSRLTEVARRVADSGDLSHRVDPGGGGELQALAESFNHMLERLEAFLERERRFTRDAAHELRTPVAAALAQVEGAEAGYLPKEEALQAAKEELLRMKRLVEALLVLAREGRVERIPLDLAQLARQEAEAFGVPYRGPESLPFLGDPLLLAQALGNLLRNAFVHGEGKGVEVGLGVEGEEAVLEVQDQGPGMPEEALKEAGRPFFRASRKPGEGLGLSVAKKVAEAHGGRLELQPNRPSGLLARLRLPLPSEAASGPP, encoded by the coding sequence ATGAGCCTTAGGGCCCGCCTGGCCCTTTTCCTGGCCCTTTCCATAGGGCTTGCCCTCCTCTTCCAGGGGGGCTTGAGCTACCTGGCCTTCCGGCGCCTCCTCGAGGCGGACCTGGACCGCTCCCTCCGCTTCTACGTGGAGGCCCTCGCCGAGGGCAGGAGGCCCCCAAGGGGGGAGTTCGCCTTCCGGCTCGTGCAGGGCGAGGCGGTGCACAAAAGCGAGAACTTCCCCGACCTTCCCAGGCTTTCCCCAGGGGCTTACTGGCGGGGAGGGTGGCGGGTTTTGGTCCTCGAGGTGCCGGGGGGTACCCTCAGCGTGGCCCGGTACGACCCGGGGGCGGCGGGGGCCTTGGCGCGCTTCCGCTTGGCCCTTTTGGCAAGCGGGGCCCTCCTTACCCTCTTGGCGGTGCTCTTGGCCTCGAGGCTGGCCGGGGCCGCCTTGGCCCCCCTTTCCCGCCTCACGGAGGTGGCCCGGCGGGTGGCGGACTCCGGGGACCTCTCCCACCGGGTGGACCCGGGAGGGGGCGGGGAGCTCCAGGCCCTGGCGGAGAGCTTCAACCACATGTTGGAGCGGCTTGAGGCCTTTTTGGAGAGGGAGCGCCGCTTTACCCGGGATGCCGCCCACGAGCTAAGAACCCCAGTGGCCGCCGCCTTGGCCCAAGTGGAAGGCGCAGAAGCGGGCTACCTACCCAAGGAGGAGGCCCTCCAGGCGGCCAAGGAGGAGCTTCTGCGCATGAAGCGCCTGGTGGAGGCCCTTTTGGTCCTGGCCCGGGAGGGGCGGGTGGAGAGGATTCCCCTGGACCTGGCCCAGCTGGCCCGCCAGGAGGCCGAGGCCTTCGGGGTGCCCTACCGGGGCCCGGAAAGCCTTCCCTTTCTGGGGGATCCCCTCCTCCTGGCCCAGGCCCTGGGGAACCTGTTGCGGAATGCCTTTGTGCACGGGGAGGGGAAGGGGGTGGAGGTGGGGCTAGGGGTGGAAGGGGAGGAGGCGGTTTTGGAGGTGCAGGACCAGGGGCCGGGGATGCCCGAGGAGGCCTTGAAGGAGGCGGGAAGGCCCTTTTTCCGGGCCTCGAGGAAGCCCGGGGAGGGGCTTGGCCTCTCCGTGGCCAAGAAGGTGGCCGAGGCCCACGGGGGGCGGCTGGAGCTTCAGCCCAACCGCCCTTCCGGCCTCCTCGCCCGCCTCCGGCTTCCCCTCCCTAGCGAAGCCGCTTCAGGGCCTCCTTGA
- the ruvA gene encoding Holliday junction branch migration protein RuvA → MIRYLKGTVLRKEEDRFLLGVGGVGFLLQAPLTFLQTLQEGQEAEAYTHLQLREDGLFLYGFPDEESLALFELLLSVSGVGPKVALALLSALGPKLLARALAEGDLRLLTSASGVGRKLAERIALELKGKVPAQLVGEAAAGEAAEEAVLALAALGFREGQARAVVLDLLAKNPKAKAQELIKEALKRLR, encoded by the coding sequence ATGATCCGCTACCTGAAGGGCACCGTGTTGCGCAAGGAGGAGGACCGCTTCCTCCTCGGGGTGGGAGGGGTGGGCTTCCTCCTGCAAGCCCCCCTGACCTTCCTGCAAACCCTCCAGGAGGGGCAGGAGGCCGAGGCCTACACCCACCTCCAACTCCGGGAGGACGGGCTTTTCCTCTACGGCTTCCCCGACGAGGAAAGCCTGGCCCTCTTTGAGCTCCTCCTCTCCGTGAGCGGGGTGGGGCCCAAGGTGGCCCTCGCCCTCCTCTCCGCCCTGGGGCCTAAGCTCCTGGCCCGGGCCCTGGCGGAGGGGGACCTGAGGCTCCTCACCTCGGCGAGCGGGGTGGGACGGAAGCTGGCCGAGCGCATCGCCTTGGAACTCAAGGGGAAGGTGCCCGCCCAGCTGGTGGGGGAAGCGGCGGCGGGGGAGGCGGCGGAGGAGGCGGTCTTGGCCCTGGCCGCCCTGGGCTTCCGGGAAGGCCAGGCCCGGGCGGTGGTCCTAGACCTCCTGGCCAAGAACCCCAAGGCCAAGGCCCAGGAGCTGATCAAGGAGGCCCTGAAGCGGCTTCGCTAG
- a CDS encoding chlorite dismutase family protein — MRLWAFSLFRVLPEFRRLEAEGQEHLKEEFALLLSRWQAREGFLAVHSLVGFSAEADFLLWQGVEDPRALQAFRRELHRTRLMGYLEPVALYLDRGEGEPGEGFLALLPYGLEGALPGGVRAFRGENLLALEGPWEVLFPLTLREGGHLAVRRTPRELLDEL, encoded by the coding sequence ATGAGGCTTTGGGCCTTCAGCCTCTTCCGGGTTCTGCCGGAGTTCCGCCGCCTCGAGGCCGAGGGGCAGGAGCACCTGAAGGAGGAGTTCGCCCTCCTCCTAAGCCGCTGGCAGGCCAGGGAGGGTTTTTTGGCGGTCCACAGCCTGGTGGGGTTTTCCGCGGAGGCCGACTTCCTCCTGTGGCAGGGGGTGGAGGACCCTAGGGCCCTCCAGGCCTTCCGCCGGGAGCTCCACCGCACCCGGCTCATGGGCTACCTGGAGCCCGTGGCCCTTTACCTGGACCGGGGGGAGGGGGAGCCGGGGGAGGGGTTTTTGGCCCTCCTCCCCTACGGCCTGGAGGGGGCCTTGCCCGGGGGCGTGCGGGCCTTCCGGGGGGAGAACCTCCTGGCCTTGGAAGGCCCGTGGGAGGTCCTCTTTCCCCTCACCCTGCGGGAAGGGGGCCACCTGGCGGTGCGCCGCACCCCCAGGGAGCTTTTGGACGAGCTCTGA
- a CDS encoding response regulator transcription factor, translated as MQVLLLEDEPRLGRAVEGALLAQGYGVRWAQGLEEARGIFLELEPDLMVLDVRLPEDPDGGFRFAEEVRGAGYRGPILFLTARDALEDRVLGLDLGGDDYLVKPFHLEELLARVRALLRRGAELKASRVRLGPLEVDLAGRAVFQEGRRVDLSLKEFALLEAFVLHPGRVFAPEELAEKVFGDGEKVGAVKVYVHYLRQKLHPGVVRTVPGGYRFGHEP; from the coding sequence GTGCAGGTGCTCCTGTTGGAGGACGAGCCCCGCCTGGGCCGGGCGGTGGAGGGGGCGCTTTTGGCCCAGGGGTACGGGGTGCGCTGGGCCCAGGGTCTGGAGGAGGCCCGGGGGATTTTCTTGGAGTTGGAGCCGGACCTCATGGTCTTGGATGTGCGCCTGCCTGAGGACCCCGACGGGGGCTTCCGCTTTGCGGAGGAGGTCCGGGGGGCGGGCTACCGGGGGCCCATCCTCTTCCTCACGGCCCGGGACGCCCTGGAGGATAGGGTCCTGGGCCTGGACCTGGGCGGGGACGATTACCTGGTGAAGCCCTTCCACCTGGAGGAGCTTTTGGCCCGGGTGCGGGCCCTTTTGCGCCGGGGGGCGGAGCTCAAGGCCAGCCGGGTGCGCCTGGGGCCTTTGGAGGTGGACCTGGCGGGGCGGGCGGTCTTCCAGGAGGGGCGGCGGGTGGACCTCTCCTTGAAGGAGTTTGCCCTCCTGGAGGCTTTTGTCCTCCACCCGGGCCGGGTCTTTGCCCCGGAGGAGCTGGCGGAGAAGGTCTTTGGGGACGGGGAAAAGGTGGGGGCGGTGAAGGTCTACGTGCACTACCTGCGGCAGAAGCTCCACCCCGGGGTGGTGCGCACCGTGCCCGGGGGGTACCGTTTTGGCCATGAGCCTTAG
- a CDS encoding PepSY-associated TM helix domain-containing protein, giving the protein MITAGRPRGGVGLLRARLYAWARTLHLYLSMLALLSLLFFALTGLTLNHPEWFGAGEVRKASGTLPGAPYLQGEAVDWLRLAEDLRALGLRGRVAEHGESGGTVWLSFRAPGYGADAQVEPKTGAYTLTLTEAGLVAALNDLHKGRDTPGAWRWVLDASALFLALVSLTGLLLGLLLRKTRRAALLTLALGLLLFGGVALWASL; this is encoded by the coding sequence TTGATTACGGCCGGAAGGCCTAGGGGTGGGGTGGGCCTCCTGCGGGCCCGGCTCTACGCCTGGGCCCGGACCCTCCACCTCTACCTCTCCATGCTGGCCCTCCTCTCCCTCCTCTTCTTCGCCCTCACCGGCCTCACCCTGAACCACCCGGAGTGGTTTGGGGCGGGAGAGGTGCGAAAGGCATCGGGCACCCTTCCCGGGGCCCCCTACCTGCAGGGGGAGGCGGTGGACTGGCTCCGCCTGGCGGAGGACCTCCGGGCCCTGGGCCTGCGGGGCCGGGTGGCGGAACACGGGGAAAGCGGAGGAACGGTATGGCTTTCCTTCCGCGCCCCCGGCTACGGGGCCGATGCCCAAGTGGAGCCCAAGACCGGGGCCTACACCCTGACCCTCACGGAGGCGGGCCTGGTGGCCGCCTTGAACGACCTGCACAAGGGCCGGGACACCCCCGGGGCCTGGAGGTGGGTCCTGGACGCCTCCGCCCTCTTCCTGGCCCTGGTGAGCCTCACCGGGCTCCTCCTGGGCCTTCTCCTGCGCAAGACCCGGCGGGCGGCCCTCCTCACCCTGGCCCTGGGCCTTCTCCTTTTCGGGGGGGTTGCCCTCTGGGCAAGCCTCTAG